One part of the Alosa alosa isolate M-15738 ecotype Scorff River chromosome 4, AALO_Geno_1.1, whole genome shotgun sequence genome encodes these proteins:
- the l3mbtl1 gene encoding lethal(3)malignant brain tumor-like protein 1 isoform X5 → MSAKVDLEVLPKDADVATDTSNVRSSSDILPQKVQPHSSTALILSGKVDTPQNAVEVTKANATADPGTTALSPQVGGTCSIVHVLEWKEGMAILPGSNLKFCVSDTGTLEVISQGKIGCANPVVEGLSAKVTDADNRQAEKTADCTALNVVGGVGGAPVKVERPVKTSPEPKEGSVQCKTNDPPAPKRTYPEELRREPLPDKQTSGEKIPGGRVMTLDPELLKPMKKRKRRDYLSPSEEESEMDTMEEKSEDSKTESRQNRSADGKLESWSWGQYLDEQKTVAAPAQLFQESQRVPQCKNNFRQGMKLEGIDPQHPSMYFVLTVAEVCGYRLRLHFDGYSDCHDFWVNANCPDIHPAGWCESTGHKLYTPKGCKEEEFSWSSYLRLTKAQAAPKELFASAGRTDMECGFEVGMKLEAVDRMNPSLICVATVTDVVDDRFLVHFDNWDDTYDYWCDATSPYIHPIGWCQERGLSLTPPQDYPDPGRFAWERYLEETGSTAVPAENFKVRAAHGFQAQMKLEAVDKRSPALIRVATVQEVETHRIKIHFDGWSHVYDEWVDSDNPDIHPAGWCEGTGHPLKAPPCQSSSQQPGAREVPPVGQSNFSPLPYKAISHSRNTSKYSFHHRKCPTPGCDGSGHVTGRFTAHHCLSGCPLAERNQGRLKTELSDTEGSKRNILVFGQRSRKSRYHGR, encoded by the exons ATGAGTGCCAAAGTGGACCTGGAAGTCCTGCCCAAAGATGCAGATGTTGCCACAGACACCAGCAATGTCCGTTCTTCCAGTGACATCCTGCCACAAAAAGTGCAGCCACACAGTAGCACAGCACTCATTCTGTCAG GGAAGGTGGACACACCTCAAAATGCTGTTGAGGTCACCAAAGCAAATGCGACTGCAGACCCAGGGACCACAGCACTGTCACCTCAAGTGGGTGGAACTTGTAGTATTGTGCATGTCCTCGAATGGAAAGAGGGGATGGCCATTCTTCCAGGCAGCAATCTCAAG ttttgtgtgagtGACACCGGAACGTTGGAGGTGATAAGTCAAGGAAAAATTGGTTGTGCTAATCCAGTTGTTGAGGGGCTATCTGCAAAAGTGACCGATGCAGATAACAGGCAAGCTGAAAAAACTG CAGATTGCACTGCCCTAAATGTTGTTGGTGGAGTTGGTGGAGCACCTGTCAAAGTAGAGCGGCCAGTGAAAACAAGCCCAGAGCCCAAGGAAGGTTCTGTCCAGTGCAAAACCAATGATCCCCCAGCACCCAAAAGGACCTACCCTGAAGAGTTACGCCGAGAGCCACTGCCTGATAA ACAGACAAGTGGAGAGAAGATTCCTGGGGGTCGAGTGATGACCCTTGACCCAGAGCTGCTAAAGCCAATgaagaagaggaaaagaagggATTACCTGAGTCCGTCAGAAGAAGAGTCGGAAATGGACACTATG GAGGAGAAAAGCGAAGATTCAAAGACGGAGAGCCGACAGAACAGATCAG CCGACGGAAAGCTTGAGTCCTGGTCTTGGGGTCAGTATCTGGACGAACAGAAGACAGTGGCAGCTCCAGCCCAACTCTTTCAAGAG TCTCAAAGGGTTCCACAGTGCAAGAACAACTTCCGCCAGGGCATGAAGTTGGAGGGAATTGACCCTCAGCATCCATCCATGTATTTTGTTCTGACAGTGGCCGAG GTGTGTGGCTATAGATTACGGCTCCATTTTGATGGGTACTCAGACTGCCATGACTTCTGGGTCAACGCCAACTGTCCAGATATTCATCCGGCAGGCTGGTGTGAAAGCACAGGTCACAAACTTTACACACCCAAAG GGTGCAAGGAGGAAGAGTTTTCATGGTCCAGCTATTTGAGGCTCACAAAAGCACAAGCCGCCCCCAAAGAGCTCTTTGCAAGTGCTGGTCGG ACGGATATGGAGTGTGGTTTCGAGGTTGGTATGAAGCTGGAGGCTGTGGACCGCATGAACCCCTCTCTCATCTGTGTCGCCACGGTGACTGATGTGGTGGACGATCGCTTCCTTGTTCATTTTGACAACTGGGACGACACCTATGACTACTG GTGTGATGCCACAAGCCCATACATCCATCCAATAGGCTGGTGCCAAGAAAGAGGTCTGTCCCTTACTCCACCACAAG ACTACCCCGACCCCGGCAGGTTCGCTTGGGAACGGTACCTTGAGGAGACAGGCTCCACTGCTGTTCCTGCGGAGAACTTCAAAGTG CGAGCCGCTCATGGCTTCCAGGCCCAGATGAAGTTGGAGGCAGTGGACAAACGAAGCCCCGCCCTCATCAGAGTCGCCACGGTACAGGAGGTGGAGACTCACAGAATAAAG ATTCACTTTGATGGCTGGAGTCATGTGTATGATGAGTGGGTCGACTCGGACAACCCTGACATCCATCCGGCAGGCTGGTGTGAAGGCACAGGGCATCCCTTAAAGGCACCACCATGCCAGTCCAGCAGCCAACAACCTG GTGCTAGAGAAGTGCCGCCTGTAGGGCAGTCGAACTTCTCCCCGCTGCCCTACAAAGCCATCAGCCACTCGCGAAACACCTCCAAGTACAGCTTCCACCACAG GAAGTGTCCTACGCCTGGGTGTGATGGCTCTGGTCACGTGACTGGTCGgttcacagcacaccactgcCTGTCCGGGTGTCCGCTTGCTGAAAGGAATCAGGGCCGACTCAAAACCGAGCTGTCCGACACCGAGGGGTCTAAGCGGAACATTCTGGTCTTCGGTCAGCGGTCCAGAAAATCACGCTACCATGGCAGGTGA